TTTCATAtagattttctaatttaatacATTAATCTCGTTCCTgaaattctttcattattttaatgtgttattAATGTAGTGAgtgatactattttttaaatatctgatcTTGGTTATTTGTGCCTTATTCATATATTTTCCCAATAAACCTCAccagaaatttatccatttcaatagtaatttcaaataataataataataataataataataaatttcaaaGGATTTTGTTTGATTCAGCCCCCTTActtcatgtttgtttttctttcattaatttctttattatttgctTCGATCTGATTTACATGGTACATaactttaaattataaatttaggaTATAAAATTCCCTCAGAAACTTATTTTAGCAAACAACATCTAATAACACATAATACGATGATACAGCCTAACACATTTATTCTTGGAAAAATGGTaagttaaatcttaaaaaaaaaacccacaaaaaaaaacagcaaacacCTATCAGTGCAAATAATCACGGCAAGATCTCAAAAAACGACTCGGAAAATGACATGATAAAATTCAGGACTGTATTCATGATCAGGACCCTCAGCACAGTAGGACTCTACACTACTTTTACCCCGTTAATAAAATGCATCTGCAAAAAGGACAGAGCGCTCACAGGCGGCGATTAGAAAGCACCGCTCTGAGCAGAGGGCGGAGGAAGAGTGCGGTGAAAGGCGGTCCCACCGCCCAGCAGCGCGCGCCTCGGGGAAAGAAAGCGGCGAAACAAAGGAGCCCCCCGCGCCTGACACCAGCAGGAGAGCACCAAAGCCGGGGCGCACGGGGGCCGGGGCGGTCCTCACGCCAGCGGCAGCGGGGCTGAGCGGAGCCTGCGGCTCCTGCACACACAGCGCGGGGAGAGGCCGGTCCGAAACCCCCATAAAAccgggacccccgccccccaccaaagGCGGGCTCCGATCACAAGCGCCCCCTTGGCTCGCACCCCGCAGGCCGAGGCATCCCCAACGCCAGCCCCTGAGAATTCCCAGCACACACAGACCAGAACAGATCTTGTCAACGAAGCCAAAGGATGCAAGCTTCCATCCGcggcagaaataaacaaataaaaataaaagaatccgattgaaatttaaaaagcccCACATGGACATCATAGGCACAGAACATTCATTAACATTCACCTGTGAGATGTTTCAGTCACTACGAGGCGAACTTTTcaacatgggtgggtggggggggcgggaaacaagggttttatggtttttatgattttttttaaaaaatagacacatgCATACGAACGAGCAAATGCAGTGTGTCTGCGTGAACGGCgcgacagaaaaaaaaaaaatcaaaacctcaGCGGGCGGCGATTGCATCCTCCGGCCGCGCGCGCGCCCCGCTGCGCTGCCGCTGCAGAgcctggggggcggagggaacCCAGCTGCCCGGAACAAAGCCGGCGCGAGGCTTTGTTCCCACGCCGGGATTTTTTACACACGGCGCGGACTGGTTAGAAGACAGCCGGTGTCCCCACCGGAAGTGTCCGCCACGCTGGCGGCCCGAGGAAGCCGGAACCAATAGCAACCGGAAGTAGAGGGCTGGGCGGAAGGAAAAAAAAGGCGCACCTTCCCGTCTGGAGAGCCGTGAGGGCTCCTCGGCCTCCGGGCTTCAAGCCCGCGCGCAGGGGGCACCGGACACGTCTTGGCACCGTTTCAGGGGGCAAAAGGTGCAATGGAAGAGGCTGCAGCTCCCTCGGAGCCCCACGAAGCCGCCGGGGACGCAACGGATGCCCCGGAGGCCGAGGAGGCGGCCGCCGGGCCCAGCTACCGCACGCACCCGGTCTTCCGGCGTTTGGAGCCTGGAGGCCCGCCCCCCATCGGCACGTCACGTCTGCGATTGGCCTACGCCTctgtgggcggggccaggcccagggaagggCCCGGACCCAGCTGGCTGCAGAGCCAGCGGCGCCCAGGCCCCTGGACCAACCAAGTCGTCTGCAGGTATTTTCGCCATGGGATGTGCAAGGAGGGGGAGAACTGTCGCTACTCCCACGCCCTCCCGGACCCGGAGGAGGCCGGGGAGGACCGCGGGCCGTCGTCgccgccgccccaggcccccgagGAGGAGCTAGGCCCCGGCGCGTTTGCGGCTGCGCACTACGAGCCAGAGAACCAGCCTCAGGAAGTGGCGtgggcccctcctcctgcctcctggggcgCCTTGCCTGGGATTTGCTGGGTCACTGACAGGGGCTCCTTGGAAGCCGAGACCGACGATTCAGCGCTCGGAGCTGTGGGGGGAGCAGGTGCATCAGGCTGGGAAGCCGGTGCGCACGGCTGGGAAGCCGGTGCGCATGGCTGGGAAGCCGGTGCGGAAGGCTGGGAGGCCGGTGCATCAGGCTGGGAGGCCGGTGCGGAAGGCTGGGAGGCCGGTGCATCAGGCTGGGAGGCCGGTGCGCGAGGCTGGGAAGCCGGTGCGGAAGGCTGGGCAGCTGGTGCGCGAGGCTGGGAAGCCGGTGCGGAAGGCGGGGAAGCCGGTGCGCGAGGCTGGGAAGCCGGTGCAGAAGGCGGGGAAGCCGGTGCGGAAGGCTGGGCCGCCGGTGCATCAGGCTGGGAAGCCGGTGCGGAAGGCTGGGCCGCCGGTGCGCACGGCTGGGCGAATGCCACTGAATTTGTTCCCGGGCAACCGTACTGGGGCCGCGAGGTGTTCCCCGCCCCCGAGGTTCCCCAGCAGAACTTCGAGATGGAAAGGGAGCCCGATGCCGCGGGCTCGGGGCGACGGCTCTGCCGCGATGCCGCCACGGGGCAGTGCTTCCGCGGGGAGAGCTGCGCGTATCTCCACGGCGAGCTGTGCGAGCTGTGCGGGCGGCAGGCGTTGCACCCGGCGGACGCCGCGCAGAGGGCAGACCACCTCCGCGCCTGCATGGAGCGCCACCAGCAGGATATGGAGCTCTCCTTCGCCGTGCAGCGCAGCGCGGACAAAGTGTGCGGCATCTGCATGGAGGTGGTCTACGACAAAGCCAACGAGGGCGATCGCCGCTTCGGCATCCTCTCCAACTGCAACCACACCTACTGCCTCCGGTGCATCCGCACCTGGAGGACGGCCCGCGAGTTTCGGAGCAGGGTGATCAAATCCTGCCCGCAGTGCAGGGTCTCCTCGCGCCTGGTCATCCCCAGTGAGTTCTGGGTGGAGGAGCCGGCGGCCAAGCAGGAACTGATCCGGCAGTACAAGGAGGCCATGCGCACCAAGACCTGCAGGTATTTTGCTGTAGTCAGGGATTGCTGCCCGTTCGGCGAGAACTGTTTTTACAAGCATGCAGAGCCCGAGGGCCAGGGAGagcaggtggtggaggaggaggagatggaggaggagcaggcgcaggcccaggagcaggcgcaggagcaggaacaggaggaggagcaggaggaggagcctgagtctgagcctgagcctgagagGCAGGGTTCTGGGGCCTCGAGCAACCAAGAGTTGGAGCCTAAGCAGGTGGGAGAGGACAGCATGCCCTTTAACCGCCGTCAGCGAGAGCTTGTCACGCTTTGGCTGGTCAGTCTGTGGTTGTGTAAGTGTTTCTTTTCACTGGGAGAGAATGagcctctttttatttattttatttatttttttatttttattttttttgttcagAGAACCCGTGGGGACGTGGTTCGttgggaaggagtggggaggcCCCGGGGAAAGAGATTGCAACTTGACTCTGTGGCATGTGGTGTAGTGTGTTCACTGCTTCTGTGCTGACGCTCTCCCATCCGCTGTTGCCTGTTTAATGCTGCCCGTGGATAGGCCCATCCGCCATGTACCAGCAGCTGTGGAAAGCCATTTCTATGGGTCACTCATCCGTGTTCTCGCCCATCCCCATtactctccccccaacccccaggagtgtggtgccccctgccccccccccccccagaataaCACAAAGTCCTTTAATGTTATTGctggttgttgttatttttggtgtgtggtggtgtttttgtgttttttaaatttttatttttctggtgcaATGCCTCTTGACTGTCAGTTTTATGGTTTATTTTGTCATCTCTGTTTTCAACAGGATTGACTCAGTTCTAGGCTAGTGTTTGCAGGACTTCCACACTCATTGTGAAGCCCCTCGAGAGTAAATGGGACAGGGTGAAGGGAGAAGTCTTAACTGAACAGAGGACCTTTGTGCTGCTACAGCCTTAAGAAAGCCGGACCCATCCggggggccctgggcagctgctccCTCGTCTCCGCTGtttacatgtgtgttttttccccccgcCCCGATTCAAGTGCCCTTTCTTACCTGTGGTGACCTTGTGGTTTTTTGTGAACCAGGTATCTATGTTTACATGTTCTCATCCTGCTTAACTTGATGTGAAAAGTATTTCTACTTGGAAGTATCTATTTCAGAACTCGGCGTATCAGTCTGTGTGCGTAGAAGTGAGTATCCAAGTGATGtatttgagccctagccggtctggctcagtggatagagcattggcccgtgaaccaaagggtcccgggtttgaactccggtcaagggcatgtacctcggttgcaggcctgatcccggCCTTGGTCctggcgagtgcaggaggcaaccagtcgatgtctctctctctctctctctctctctctctctctctctccctctctcctcaatctctctctctctctctctctctctctctctctctctctctctctcccccttccttccaccctctctaaaaatctatggtaaaatgtcctcgggtgaggatgaacaacaacaacaaaaaaagttatttatttgaaGACGTCTCTATAATGTTTATGTAGTAAAGTAAATATTGAACTGGAAGCTAAAGGCCACAGGCTAACAGAAATTtcgctgttgtgtgtgtgtgtgtgaggtggtgAATAATTCTTGTGTTCCTTCCACAGGCGTCAGTGGTTAGCATCTGTTGAAAAAGGCTATTCAGACGGATCTGGCCAAGTAGGGCACAGATCTTAAAGGATTTGCTAAGTAGGATGTTGTTTTTTTCCGTGGTGGCTTTACTAGCTCGCTCTGCtgttatcaataaagaaatgtgtgTTACAACCATCTCATTTTCCCTTATTACAGCACAATTCTGGACACAGCTCTTTGTATTCCGTATTTTGTGTGATCTCTAGACATTCCGCACGCGGGGCTTTTGACAGAAGTTTTCAACATGTCACTGAAAAGCTTTTAAAagagcaaatagaaaaataataaaaaatattgaaaccaGTCAGAATACAAGATTGGAAAGgcaaaaaaattgaaatctaGAAATTaacagaaatgaatgaaatacaaCAGTAATGTCAAAAGTTTAGAACACAAATACCCCATTAGATTGCATGAACatgttttagaaatgaaaagcCACAGTTTTCCAGCCTTgattataatgaaaatgaaactCTATGCTGTTTAAAAGACACAGCTGAAATGTAAGAATACAGGAACATTAAAAGCGAtcggatggaaaaaaaaaatcaatccagcAGGGAGGCTGTGACTTCTTATCAACAAAGTGTATATTAAGGATAAAAGCATCCCTGGAGATAAATACGGATGGCAATACAATTCAGTTAAAATTGGCCAGGAAGATAAAACTATC
This genomic interval from Eptesicus fuscus isolate TK198812 chromosome 25, DD_ASM_mEF_20220401, whole genome shotgun sequence contains the following:
- the MKRN3 gene encoding probable E3 ubiquitin-protein ligase makorin-3, translated to MCKEGENCRYSHALPDPEEAGEDRGPSSPPPQAPEEELGPGAFAAAHYEPENQPQEVAWAPPPASWGALPGICWVTDRGSLEAETDDSALGAVGGAGASGWEAGAHGWEAGAHGWEAGAEGWEAGASGWEAGAEGWEAGASGWEAGARGWEAGAEGWAAGARGWEAGAEGGEAGARGWEAGAEGGEAGAEGWAAGASGWEAGAEGWAAGAHGWANATEFVPGQPYWGREVFPAPEVPQQNFEMEREPDAAGSGRRLCRDAATGQCFRGESCAYLHGELCELCGRQALHPADAAQRADHLRACMERHQQDMELSFAVQRSADKVCGICMEVVYDKANEGDRRFGILSNCNHTYCLRCIRTWRTAREFRSRVIKSCPQCRVSSRLVIPSEFWVEEPAAKQELIRQYKEAMRTKTCRIDSVLG